GGAGACGAGCCCGAAGATTCGGACCGCGACGACTCCGACGACGCTTCCGCAGCCCGCGAGGACTGACATGCGCATCGACGTCGTGTCGATCTTCCCGACGATCTTCGACGCCCTCGAGGTGTCGCTGCTCGGCAAGGCCCGCACGACCGGCCTGCTCGACGTCCGCGTCCACGACTTGCGCGACTACACGCACGACCGCCACCGCACCGTCGACGACACCCCCTACGGTGGGGGCGCCGGCATGGTGATGAAGCCGGAGCCGTGGGGTGAAGCGCTCGACGACATCGTGGGCGATTCCGCCCCGCGCCCCGTCATCATCTTCCCCTCGCCGGCCGGTGAGCGATTCACCCAGGCGACCGCCCGCGAGCTGTCGACGGCGCAGCACCTGGTGTTCGGCTGCGGTCGCTACGAGGGCATCGACGAGCGTGTCTTCGACTACGCCGCGGAGCTCGGCGACGTCCGCCTCCTCAGCCTGGGCGACTACGTCCTCAACGGGGGAGAGGTCGCCGTCATGGCGATGGTCGAGGCCATCGGCCGCCTCATCCCCGGGGTCGTGGGCAACCCCGAGAGCCTCGTCGAAGAATCGCACGAAGACGGTCTGCTCGAGTACCCCTCATATACCAAGCCCTCGGTCTGGCGCGGACGCGAGGCTCCGCCGGTCCTGCTGAGCGGCAATCACGGTGCGGTCGCCGCGTGGCGCCGGGAGCAGCAGCTCGTTCGCACGCGCGAGCGTCGTCCGGACCTGCTCGCGGACTGACGCCCCGCGGGAGCGGCGCGGACCCCAGAATCTCGGCGACGCGAGCGCGGAACTCGCGGACGATCGCGACTCTCGCAGTAATCCGCGCGGAACGCGCGTCTCTGCCCGGTCGGACGGGACGGATGCCACGACCCCGAAGCCGCGGCATCCGGAATCCGTCGTCAGCGCACGCCGAGGAACGACCGGTCGGTGAGCACGATCGGGCCCTCGGCGGTGATCGCGACGGTGTGCTCGGAGTGCGCGCCGCGCGAGCCGTCGACGCTGCGCAGGGTCCAGCCGTCGGGGTCGGTGACGAGCTCGTCGGTGGTCTGCAGGAACCACGGCTCGAGCGCGACGACCAGGCCCGCGCGGAGAGGGTATCCGCGGCCGGCCTTGCCGTCGTTGGCCACGTGCGGGTCGCCGTGCATCGTGCGGCCCACGCCGTGACCGCCGAAATCGGTGTTGATGCTCAAGCCCTCGGCGTGGGCGACAGCGGCGATGGCCGCGGAGATGTCGCCGATCTTGTGTCCGACGGTCGCGGCGTCGATCGCGGCGACCAGAGCGCGTTCGGTCGTGTCGATGAGCGCGAGGTCTTCGTCGCGGGGGGTGCCGACCACGAACGAGACCGCCGAGTCGGCGACCCATCCGTCGACGGATGCCGCGAAGTCGAGCGAGACGAGGTCGCCGTCGCGCAGCACGTAGTCGTGGGGCAAGCCGTGCAGGACCGCGTCGTTGATCGAGGTGCAGAGGACCTTTCCGAAGGGGCTCGCTCCGAAGGACGGGTGGTAGTCGATGTAGCAGGACTCAGCCCCCGCGGCACGGATCATGTCGTGGGCGCGGCGATCCAGGTGGAGGAGATTGGTTCCCACCTTGGTCTCGTCGCGCAGCGTGGCCAGCACCTCGGCGACGAAACGGCCGGCCGGCCGCATCGCCTCGATCTCGGCAGGGGTGCGCAGTTCGATCATCGGTGGTTCCCTTCGTCTCTCCCATTGTCCCCGATCCGTTCGTGCCGCCCGACGTGCACCTGCCGCACTCATAGGCGGTGCACAGTGACGGTGCGTAGCCTCGATCCATGGTGCTTCGCCGAGTGTTCCTCCGCTGGCTGTTCCCCGCAGCCTTCGTCCTGCCGCTCTGGCTGTTCGTCGGATGGATCGTGTTCGCCGGCGGAAGCGCGTGGGCCCTGCTGTGGCTGCTCATCGCCGCTCCCACGGTGTTCGTGTCGCAGATTCTGCTCACGCTCCTGGTCCGTGCGCGCACGAGCGTCCGTCTCGGGCGTGCTGTCGCGTGGCGCGACGTCCTCGGGCTCGGCATCTGGCACGTCGTGATCGTTGCGCTGGGCTTCTACGATTCGCGCGCTTTCTTTCCCCTGCTCGTCCTCAGTGTGGTCGGAGCGCTCGTCCTGTTCTGGTCCTCGCTGGCCCAGCTGTGGAACGAGGCGCGCGGTTCGATGACCGTGATGCACGCGCAGGACGGCACCGCCTACATTCCGCCGACGGCCGAACGTCCGCGTCCGCGCGTCGGCGGAGACGTGATCGTGGTGTCGGAGAGCACGCCCCGCGACTGACCTGGTTTGGCGCGTGTCTTCTGCCGTGGCAGAATAGATGTTTGTGCCCTGACCAGCTCTGCCTCAGGGGAGTCCAGCCGCTTTCGCGGCCTCGGGCACGCCTCACCTTTTTCCCTCTTATCGTGCGATCGACCTGTGGCGGTCGCAGGAAGTGATGATCATGCAGATCCTCGACTCCGTCGACGCGGCTTCGCTCCGCTCCGACATCCCCGCCTTCGGCCCCGGTGACACCGTCAAGGTGCACGTCAACATCACCGAAGGCAACCGCTCGCGTATCCAGGTGTTCCAGGGGGTCGTCATCGGCCGCTCGGGCGACGGTGTGCGCGAGACCTTCTGCGTCCGCAAGGTCAGCTTCCAGGTCGGCGTCGAGCGCACCTTCCCGGTCCACAGCCCCGTGATCGACCACATCGAGGTCGTCACGCGCGGCGACGTGCGCCGCGCCAAGCTGTACTACCTGCGCAACCTGCGTGGCAAGAAGGCCAAGATCAAGGAGAAGCGCGACCGCTGAGTCGACTCTCTCGAACGCCCCGCGACTTCGTCGCGGGGCGTTCGGCGTTTTCCGGGTGACGTCGTGCGGCATCGCGCTTTCGATGTGCGACCCTTGTTCCTGCGGTTCTCCGGTGTGCGGCGAGCCCGGTGAAGGATCTTTGTGATGAGCGACCAGACCGCGTCGACCCCGGATGCCATGGCATCCGCCCCCTCGGACCGTCGGCGACGAGGGTGGGGCGCATTCCTCCGCGACATCGTCGTCATCATCCTGATCGCGCTGGCCGTCTCGTTCCTCGTCAAGACGTTCGTGGTCCGCTCGTTCTACATCCCCTCCGCCTCGATGAACAACACGCTCATCGAACAGGACCGCATCCTCGTCGACGAGCTGACCCCCCGCTTCGGGCAGTACTCGCGCGGTGACGTCGTCGTCTTCCGCGATCCGGGCGGGTGGCTCCCCGTCTCGACCCGTCCGGCACGTCCGCCCCTCGAAGAGGGAGCCGACTGGGTCCTCTCGCTGTTCGGCCTTTCCGCCCCCGACAGCGACGATCACCTCATCAAGCGCGTGATCGGAACGCCGGGTGACCACGTGGTGTGTTGCAACGCCCTGGGGCAGACCTCCGTCAACGGCGTGCCCCTCGACGAGCCGTACGTGAAGCTCTTCCCCGGCGCGACCGCGCCCAACCCGGTTCCGTACGACATCACCGTGCCCCAGGGCTCGCTCTGGGTGCTCGGCGACAACCGGAACAGCTCGAAGGACTCCCGCTTCAATCAGGATCAGCCGGGCCACGGTTTCGTGCCGATCGACAACGTCGTCGGACGCGCCTTCCTCATCACGTGGCCCTTCTCCCGTTTCGGGATCATCGACTTCCACCACAACGTGTTCGCGGGGGTGCCCGCGCCCGAGGCCACGCCGTGATCGAGCCGACGCTGACCCTCGAGCGTCGCCTTCTCAAGGAGCACGCACTTGTCATCGCGTGCGACGAGGTGGGGCGTGGAGCGCTGGCCGGTCCGGTGGCCGTCGGCGCCGCGGTGATCGATCCGTCGCGGTCGCGTAAGCGTGTGCCCACCGGCCTGCGCGACTCGAAGCTCGTTCCCGAGGCCCGTCGTCCCGAGGTGGCCGCGCGCGCGGCGGCGTTCGTCCAGCACAGTGCCGTCGGCTGGGCGAGCTCGGAGGAGATCGACGAGATCGGCATCATCCGGGCCCTCGGTCTCGCCGCGGTCCGGGCGATCGCCGATCTTCGGGCGCACGGTGTCGTGCCCGAGGACGCGTTGGTCATCCTCGACGGCAATCACGACTACATCACACCGGCGGGAGAGTCGGGTCTCCGTGTTCAGCCCATCGTGAAGGCCGACCGGGACTGCGCGAGTGCCGCCGCGGCATCCGTCATCGCCAAGGTCGCGCGCGACACCGTCATGACGTATCTGCACGACGATCTGCCGGCGTATGGCTGGGCGCGCAACAAGGGGTACGCGAGCCTCGATCACCGCGAGGCGATCTCGGCTCACGGGATGAGCGTGCACCACCGGCACTCGTGGGCGATCGCCGCGGCGCCGACGCTGTTCTGATCCGGCTCGACGCGGACGCGCCCGGGGCGAGGGCGCCGTGCGACCCCGAGGACCGGGCGCACCTAGGATGGAGAGACCATGGATGACGACGTCTTCGAGGATTACGACCGCGAACTCGAACTGGCCCTGTACCGCGAGTATCGCGACGTCGTGCAGCAGTTCCAGTACGTGATCGAGACCGAACGCCGGTTCTACCTGGCCAACGACGTGAACGTCGTCCGCCGCGACACCGAGCACGACTTCTACTTCGAGATCTCGATGTCCGACGTGTGGGTGTGGGACATCTACCGTGCCGACCGTTTCGTGAAGTCGGTGCGCGTGCTCACGTTCAAGGACGTGAACGTCGAAGAGCTCTCGCGTCGGGACTTCCAGCTCCCGGAGGAGCTCTCGCTCGACAACTGAGGGGCGTGACCCGGCATCGCACGGGTGAGCCTCCTCCCCATTCCGGGGATTGGCGGGTCCATCCACGGAAGGCCGGGGTGAGCCCTCGACACGTCGTCTCGGGATGCCACGCTCTCGGGCATGGCAGCGAAAGACGAACTCGGACGAGCCGGCGAGAACCGCGCGGTGGCGCATCTGCGCACCAGTGGCTACCGGATCCTCGACCGCAACTGGCGGTGTTCCCAGGGCGAGATCGACATCGTCGCGGACCATCACGGCGCTCTCGTGGTGATCGAGGTCAAGACCCGCACGAGCGAGGCGTTCGGTCACCCGTTCGACGCGATCGATGCGCGGAAAGCCGCGCGGCTCTGGCGACTGGCGATGGCCTGGATGGCGGAGCACCCCGATGAGGCACGCGGACGCCGACTCCGCATCGATGCCATCGCGGTGACCGGCCCCGACCCCGCGACGGGCCGGCTCGAGCACCTGGAGGACGCGCTGTGACCGTCGCGCGCACCTGGGCCGTGGCGCTCTCGGGCCTGCGCGGAGACCTCGTCGACGTCGAAGCAGATCTGTCGCAGCAGACCCCGGAGTTCTCCATCATCGGCCTGCCGGACAAGGCCCTCGGCGAGGCGGGCCGCCGCGTGCGAAACGCCTGCGCGAACCGCGGGCTCGATCTGCCCAAGCGTCGGATCACCGTCAACCTGTCCCCGGCGAGCCTCCCCAAGCGCGGTTCGGGGTTCGACGTCGCGATCGCGGTGGCGGCGCTCGCGACGACGGGGATGATGGATGCCACTCGCGTCGCCACCACCGTGCACATCGGGGAGCTCGGGCTCGACGGTCGGTTGCGTCCGGTTCCGGGAGTGCTCCCCGCGGTCGTCGCGGCGCAGCGGGCGGGGCACCGTCGTGTCGTCGTTCCGGCGGCCAACGCGGGGGAGGCTCGACTCGTCGACGGCGTGGAGGTGTGTGCCGCGAAGTGCCTCGCCGAGGTCGTCCGGTGGCACGGGGGTACCTGTGACGCGATCGAGCTCGAGCCCGTGCTCCCCAGCGCGCCGCCCCCGACCGACGAGGCCCCGCTCGAACTCGCAGACGTCGTCGGACAGACGGATGCGGTCGACGCGCTCGTCGTCGCGGCAGCCGGAGGCCATCACATGCTCATGAGCGGGCCACCCGGTGCGGGGAAGACGATGTTGGCTCGACGGCTTCCCGGCATCCTTCCCGACCTCGACGATGAGGCGGCCCTGTCCGTGGCATCCGTGCGCTCGCTCTCCGGCGAGACCGTGGTGCACCTGTCCCGGACACCCCCGTTCGAGAGTCCTCACCACGGTGCGAGTGCGGCCGCCCTCATCGGGGGCGGATCAGGGGTGGTGCGTCCCGGCGCGATCGCTCGCGCGAGCGAGGGCGTGCTGTTTCTGGACGAGGGAGGCGAGTTCCCCGCCTCCGTGCTCGACGCGCTCCGTCAGCCGCTGGAGAGCGGGGTGATCCATCTGCACCGCTCCGGCGTTGCCGCGACCTATCCGGCTCGGTTCCAGCTCGTCGTCGCGACGAACCCCTGTCCCTGCGGGCAGCATGGCGTTCCCGGCGGGTCGTGCGAGTGCGCGCCGCAGGCCATCCGGCGATACACCCGTCGGCTGTCGGGACCGCTTCTGGACCGGATCGACATCGACTTGCGCCTCCAGCGGGTGTCCGCTGCGCGCCGCGAGGCCGAGGCGCGGACCGTCACCACGCGGGAGGCCCGGGCGATTGTTGTCACCGCCCGTGAGCGGGCCGCCCGGCGGTGGGTCGATACCCCGTGGTCGCGCAACGCCGACGTCCCCGGGACGTGGATACGGGGGCCGGCTGCGCCCTCGGCCGAGGTCCTGCGGCCCCTGGACGTCGCGCTTCGCCGCGGAGCGCTGACCTTGCGCGGCTACGACCGGTTGCTGCGCGTGGCGTGGACGGTGGCCGACA
This portion of the Microbacterium testaceum StLB037 genome encodes:
- the trmD gene encoding tRNA (guanosine(37)-N1)-methyltransferase TrmD; its protein translation is MRIDVVSIFPTIFDALEVSLLGKARTTGLLDVRVHDLRDYTHDRHRTVDDTPYGGGAGMVMKPEPWGEALDDIVGDSAPRPVIIFPSPAGERFTQATARELSTAQHLVFGCGRYEGIDERVFDYAAELGDVRLLSLGDYVLNGGEVAVMAMVEAIGRLIPGVVGNPESLVEESHEDGLLEYPSYTKPSVWRGREAPPVLLSGNHGAVAAWRREQQLVRTRERRPDLLAD
- the map gene encoding type I methionyl aminopeptidase, giving the protein MIELRTPAEIEAMRPAGRFVAEVLATLRDETKVGTNLLHLDRRAHDMIRAAGAESCYIDYHPSFGASPFGKVLCTSINDAVLHGLPHDYVLRDGDLVSLDFAASVDGWVADSAVSFVVGTPRDEDLALIDTTERALVAAIDAATVGHKIGDISAAIAAVAHAEGLSINTDFGGHGVGRTMHGDPHVANDGKAGRGYPLRAGLVVALEPWFLQTTDELVTDPDGWTLRSVDGSRGAHSEHTVAITAEGPIVLTDRSFLGVR
- the rplS gene encoding 50S ribosomal protein L19 → MQILDSVDAASLRSDIPAFGPGDTVKVHVNITEGNRSRIQVFQGVVIGRSGDGVRETFCVRKVSFQVGVERTFPVHSPVIDHIEVVTRGDVRRAKLYYLRNLRGKKAKIKEKRDR
- the lepB gene encoding signal peptidase I, whose amino-acid sequence is MSDQTASTPDAMASAPSDRRRRGWGAFLRDIVVIILIALAVSFLVKTFVVRSFYIPSASMNNTLIEQDRILVDELTPRFGQYSRGDVVVFRDPGGWLPVSTRPARPPLEEGADWVLSLFGLSAPDSDDHLIKRVIGTPGDHVVCCNALGQTSVNGVPLDEPYVKLFPGATAPNPVPYDITVPQGSLWVLGDNRNSSKDSRFNQDQPGHGFVPIDNVVGRAFLITWPFSRFGIIDFHHNVFAGVPAPEATP
- a CDS encoding ribonuclease HII, coding for MIEPTLTLERRLLKEHALVIACDEVGRGALAGPVAVGAAVIDPSRSRKRVPTGLRDSKLVPEARRPEVAARAAAFVQHSAVGWASSEEIDEIGIIRALGLAAVRAIADLRAHGVVPEDALVILDGNHDYITPAGESGLRVQPIVKADRDCASAAAASVIAKVARDTVMTYLHDDLPAYGWARNKGYASLDHREAISAHGMSVHHRHSWAIAAAPTLF
- a CDS encoding DUF2469 family protein, producing the protein MDDDVFEDYDRELELALYREYRDVVQQFQYVIETERRFYLANDVNVVRRDTEHDFYFEISMSDVWVWDIYRADRFVKSVRVLTFKDVNVEELSRRDFQLPEELSLDN
- a CDS encoding YraN family protein; its protein translation is MAAKDELGRAGENRAVAHLRTSGYRILDRNWRCSQGEIDIVADHHGALVVIEVKTRTSEAFGHPFDAIDARKAARLWRLAMAWMAEHPDEARGRRLRIDAIAVTGPDPATGRLEHLEDAL
- a CDS encoding YifB family Mg chelatase-like AAA ATPase, producing the protein MTVARTWAVALSGLRGDLVDVEADLSQQTPEFSIIGLPDKALGEAGRRVRNACANRGLDLPKRRITVNLSPASLPKRGSGFDVAIAVAALATTGMMDATRVATTVHIGELGLDGRLRPVPGVLPAVVAAQRAGHRRVVVPAANAGEARLVDGVEVCAAKCLAEVVRWHGGTCDAIELEPVLPSAPPPTDEAPLELADVVGQTDAVDALVVAAAGGHHMLMSGPPGAGKTMLARRLPGILPDLDDEAALSVASVRSLSGETVVHLSRTPPFESPHHGASAAALIGGGSGVVRPGAIARASEGVLFLDEGGEFPASVLDALRQPLESGVIHLHRSGVAATYPARFQLVVATNPCPCGQHGVPGGSCECAPQAIRRYTRRLSGPLLDRIDIDLRLQRVSAARREAEARTVTTREARAIVVTARERAARRWVDTPWSRNADVPGTWIRGPAAPSAEVLRPLDVALRRGALTLRGYDRLLRVAWTVADIAGHDEITVDDIGRALYLRRGMSA